A genomic window from Cytobacillus suaedae includes:
- the nuoL gene encoding NADH-quinone oxidoreductase subunit L — protein MMENAWIIPLFPLISFLFLLVFGKQMKESSAFVGMFLTFLSFVYSLLVLFERFTAPTYKAEATWLTIGDVQLTAGFEVNQLNALMLVIVSLVSFLVHMYSKGYMHGDERFPVFYAYLGLFTFAMLGLVISPNLLQTYIFWELVGVGSFLLIGFYFYKEEARAAAKKAFIMTRIGDVGLLIGMILLFWQVGSFEYDEIFQAVEAGTISMTMITLTAILIFVGAVGKSGQFPLHTWLPDAMEGPTPVSALIHAATMVAAGVYLVAATFPLFAASETALMTVAVIGAITAIFAASIGLVQKDIKRVLAYSTVSQLGYMMLALGSAGYVAGVFHLMTHAFFKALLFLAAGSVIHAVHSQNIEEMGGLWKKLRITGPLFLIGTLAISGVPLFSGFFSKEEILLATWAHGNHFLFWLAVITAFLTAFYMFRLFFMVFSGEARGKQKNVHESPSVMTVPMIVLGVLAIFAGYVNTPWFGTFLGDWLVADSHALGHGHVSGPKWIMIVAIVVSLAGILLAYLIYSKKTISRDWLSSGFPMTYNVLYNKYYVDEFYEMTIVYAVKVFSLFLKYIERFLIGGIVSGVAAATQSIGKFGSKFQDGQVQTYASVAFVGLALLLVILALTGGYFG, from the coding sequence ATGATGGAAAATGCATGGATCATTCCGCTTTTCCCGCTTATCTCTTTTTTGTTCCTTCTTGTGTTCGGAAAACAAATGAAAGAATCTAGTGCCTTTGTAGGTATGTTTTTAACCTTTTTATCATTTGTTTATTCGTTGTTGGTGCTCTTTGAGCGTTTTACAGCACCGACCTACAAGGCTGAGGCGACTTGGCTAACAATTGGGGATGTTCAATTAACAGCGGGTTTTGAAGTGAATCAGTTAAATGCACTTATGTTAGTAATAGTATCGCTAGTCAGCTTTCTCGTTCACATGTATTCAAAAGGATATATGCATGGCGATGAACGCTTTCCAGTATTCTATGCGTATTTAGGCTTATTTACATTTGCAATGTTAGGATTAGTCATTTCTCCTAACCTATTACAAACGTATATTTTTTGGGAGCTTGTAGGGGTTGGTTCTTTCCTATTAATTGGTTTCTACTTTTATAAGGAAGAAGCAAGAGCTGCAGCTAAAAAAGCATTTATTATGACACGTATTGGTGACGTGGGCTTACTAATCGGGATGATTTTATTATTCTGGCAGGTTGGTAGCTTTGAATATGATGAAATTTTCCAAGCTGTTGAAGCTGGAACAATTTCAATGACGATGATTACATTAACAGCCATTTTAATCTTCGTTGGAGCAGTTGGTAAATCGGGTCAGTTCCCATTACATACATGGTTACCTGATGCGATGGAAGGTCCTACACCTGTTTCAGCATTAATCCACGCAGCGACAATGGTTGCAGCAGGGGTATATTTAGTAGCAGCAACCTTCCCATTATTTGCAGCAAGTGAGACTGCATTAATGACTGTTGCGGTAATTGGAGCAATCACAGCTATTTTTGCAGCGTCAATCGGTCTAGTACAAAAAGACATTAAACGTGTTCTTGCCTACTCAACAGTGAGTCAGCTAGGGTACATGATGCTTGCATTAGGATCTGCTGGTTATGTTGCGGGTGTATTTCACTTAATGACACATGCTTTCTTTAAAGCATTGCTATTCCTAGCAGCAGGTAGTGTTATCCATGCAGTTCATTCGCAGAACATTGAGGAAATGGGCGGACTTTGGAAAAAGCTTCGCATTACAGGACCATTATTCTTAATTGGTACGTTAGCAATCAGTGGTGTTCCTTTATTCTCAGGTTTCTTTAGTAAAGAGGAAATACTACTTGCTACATGGGCACATGGAAACCACTTTTTATTCTGGTTAGCTGTTATTACTGCTTTCCTTACAGCATTTTATATGTTCCGTTTATTCTTCATGGTGTTCTCTGGTGAGGCAAGAGGTAAGCAGAAGAATGTTCATGAATCTCCAAGTGTGATGACGGTTCCAATGATTGTGTTAGGGGTATTAGCGATTTTTGCTGGTTATGTCAATACACCTTGGTTTGGAACGTTTTTAGGAGATTGGCTTGTAGCTGATTCACATGCATTAGGACATGGTCATGTTTCAGGGCCAAAATGGATTATGATTGTAGCAATCGTAGTTTCCTTAGCAGGAATTCTACTTGCCTACTTAATTTACAGTAAAAAAACAATCTCAAGAGATTGGTTATCATCAGGTTTCCCAATGACTTACAATGTACTTTATAACAAGTACTACGTTGATGAGTTTTATGAAATGACCATTGTGTATGCAGTAAAAGTATTCAGCTTGTTCTTAAAATACATTGAACGCTTCCTCATAGGAGGAATTGTAAGTGGTGTGGCTGCTGCTACACAAAGTATTGGTAAATTTGGTTCTAAATTTCAAGATGGTCAAGTTCAAACCTATGCATCTGTTGCATTTGTAGGACTTGCACTACTCTTAGTAATACTTGCTTTAACAGGGGGGTACTTCGGATGA
- the nuoK gene encoding NADH-quinone oxidoreductase subunit NuoK yields the protein MSSVPLSAYLILALILFCIGLYGALTKRNTVIVLISIELMLNAVNINLVAFSKFGLMPNITGQIFALFAITVAAAEAAVGLAILIALYRNRKTVNVDEMNSMKN from the coding sequence ATGAGTTCAGTTCCATTATCAGCCTACCTTATCTTAGCACTTATTTTATTTTGCATCGGTTTATACGGTGCACTAACAAAGCGTAATACGGTTATTGTGTTAATATCGATTGAATTAATGCTGAATGCAGTTAACATAAACTTAGTTGCATTCAGTAAGTTTGGATTAATGCCTAATATTACAGGGCAAATCTTCGCATTATTTGCGATTACTGTTGCAGCAGCAGAAGCAGCTGTTGGATTGGCCATTCTAATTGCGTTATATCGCAACCGTAAAACAGTAAATGTTGACGAAATGAACTCAATGAAAAATTAA
- a CDS encoding NADH-quinone oxidoreductase subunit J, producing the protein MSLTGEFLIFILLAVVAMGGGILMLNLSKVVHMVVALVFTFISIAGIYVMLSAEFIAVVQILIYSGAITIIMLFGIMLTRHNDVSEPKTTLARKIIVFLGVIGFGVAVYFGIYDLDLGTHETTLHENNTEQIGVTLYTKFIIPFELMSVVLLVALIGAIVLAKKDDEEEAKEE; encoded by the coding sequence GTGAGTTTGACAGGAGAATTTCTCATATTTATACTTCTTGCAGTCGTAGCCATGGGCGGTGGAATCTTGATGCTTAACTTGTCAAAGGTTGTCCACATGGTCGTTGCATTGGTATTTACATTTATCAGTATTGCTGGTATTTACGTAATGCTTTCTGCTGAGTTTATCGCAGTTGTTCAAATTCTTATCTACTCTGGAGCGATTACAATTATTATGTTATTTGGAATTATGCTTACTCGTCATAATGATGTAAGTGAACCAAAAACGACTTTAGCTAGAAAAATAATTGTATTCCTTGGAGTAATAGGATTTGGGGTTGCCGTTTATTTTGGCATCTATGATCTTGACCTTGGAACTCATGAGACAACACTACACGAAAATAATACTGAGCAAATCGGTGTAACTTTATACACAAAGTTCATTATCCCGTTTGAATTAATGTCCGTTGTATTATTAGTTGCTCTAATTGGTGCCATTGTTCTTGCGAAAAAAGATGATGAAGAGGAGGCGAAGGAGGAATGA
- the nuoI gene encoding NADH-quinone oxidoreductase subunit NuoI: MLGLLKGLKYTLNGLTMKRVTYGYPHEPLPLPDRYRGIQKFYPEKCIVCNQCANICPTDCIQLTGKKHPDPTKKGKIIDTYDINFEICILCDLCTEVCPTEAIIMTNNFELAEYSRDELFKNLEWLDENDTNVRKENKA; the protein is encoded by the coding sequence ATGCTTGGTTTACTCAAAGGTTTAAAATATACCCTTAACGGATTAACGATGAAGAGAGTAACGTACGGATATCCACATGAGCCGTTACCTCTACCGGATCGATATAGAGGAATTCAAAAGTTTTATCCGGAAAAATGTATCGTTTGTAATCAGTGTGCCAATATTTGCCCGACTGACTGTATTCAGTTAACAGGTAAAAAGCACCCTGACCCAACGAAAAAGGGAAAAATCATTGATACGTATGATATCAACTTTGAAATCTGTATCCTTTGTGACCTTTGTACTGAGGTTTGTCCAACTGAAGCGATCATTATGACAAATAATTTTGAGCTTGCTGAATATAGCCGAGATGAGTTGTTTAAAAACCTTGAGTGGTTGGATGAAAATGATACAAACGTCCGAAAGGAGAATAAAGCGTGA